Proteins encoded together in one uncultured Sphaerochaeta sp. window:
- a CDS encoding LacI family DNA-binding transcriptional regulator, with the protein MPTIKDVARDAGLGVGTVSRYLNDKPVTTENRLRIAQSIKKLGYERNELARGLKTNRSFVIGVVIPDLTDIFATMLVQTIEQVAYDHGFNTITCDSRGDDNLEREKIKLLVRRDVDGLIVFPSNGKATAETYGKLDVPLVLINSNISDSKFDTIRSDDFEAGKQAGKYFYGLGHRSVAVITQMRHRPGYLRAQGFFSEFGSSIDSSLLYDGEFSIKDGYDAMRKIMENRTGEITGVFTTNYYTTIGVLRYCRDNRIEFPRDISFIGFDNIGAIPILGPPITIIEQPIVEIGKQAVNLLMQQIEHPNIEDRTPIEMLLKTRLIKGDSVAVL; encoded by the coding sequence TTGCCAACTATCAAGGATGTAGCAAGAGATGCTGGCCTCGGTGTAGGAACTGTATCTCGCTACTTAAATGACAAGCCTGTGACAACAGAGAACCGACTAAGAATTGCCCAGTCAATAAAGAAACTCGGGTATGAGCGGAATGAATTGGCACGCGGGCTTAAGACCAATAGATCTTTCGTTATTGGTGTAGTCATCCCTGATTTGACAGATATCTTTGCCACTATGTTGGTTCAAACCATTGAGCAAGTCGCATATGACCACGGGTTCAACACCATTACGTGTGATTCACGGGGAGACGATAATCTTGAGAGGGAGAAGATCAAATTATTGGTTCGTCGCGATGTAGATGGTCTGATAGTATTCCCCTCGAATGGTAAAGCAACTGCAGAAACCTACGGAAAACTTGATGTCCCCTTGGTACTGATAAACAGCAACATCTCAGACTCAAAGTTCGACACTATCAGAAGTGATGATTTTGAGGCAGGGAAACAAGCTGGAAAGTATTTCTATGGGCTCGGACACCGCAGCGTTGCGGTCATTACACAGATGCGGCACCGACCTGGATATCTTCGTGCACAAGGGTTTTTCTCAGAATTCGGATCATCCATCGACAGCTCCTTACTCTATGATGGGGAGTTTTCAATCAAGGATGGGTACGATGCCATGAGAAAGATCATGGAGAATAGAACGGGAGAAATAACCGGAGTTTTCACTACAAACTATTACACAACCATTGGTGTACTTCGATACTGCCGTGACAATCGAATAGAATTTCCCAGGGATATCTCTTTTATTGGCTTTGACAATATCGGGGCCATCCCTATCCTCGGACCTCCCATTACCATCATTGAACAACCAATCGTTGAGATTGGCAAACAAGCGGTCAATCTCCTGATGCAGCAGATTGAACATCCAAATATTGAAGACAGAACACCGATAGAAATGTTACTGAAGACCCGATTGATCAAGGGCGATTCTGTAGCAGTACTGTAA
- a CDS encoding alpha-L-fucosidase, with product MKESATQAWLDLQFGMFIHFGLYSIPGGVWKNEVVKRGYSEQILSHGYLPQADYEALAEQFTIDHFDADHIVMTAKAAGMRYLVITSKHHDGFCLFNTKTTSYQSNRDVVAELSEACRLHGLAFGVYFSWIDWHFPEALPISSHNSDTITPEHQRLNIQQLTELLSDYGPICELWMDMGAPSKEQSREIYELVQNLQPDCMVNGRIWNDYQDFLTMGDNELPAVALDCPWQTPASIYKETWGYRSWQVRGDKHEKIKELSATARQVVEQGGNYLLNIGLMGDGSIQEFEEAVLKGIGEELQGNPLERKTTSLQVPEQEYQGPSFDCGEPVVVYRYTGTEYYSYRPIPTSLHWKIALEENKKFSISWKTSEPLEHEEKLVFEVDGKPYYSSLQKGRNTDCFITSLPLQIGKHEFIVHTVGSPLKRPVLGAHTLHIVLEEESK from the coding sequence ATGAAAGAATCAGCAACACAAGCCTGGCTGGATCTCCAGTTTGGTATGTTCATCCACTTTGGCCTCTACTCCATTCCTGGTGGGGTGTGGAAGAATGAAGTGGTCAAACGGGGATACTCAGAGCAGATACTCAGTCATGGGTATCTTCCCCAAGCCGACTACGAGGCATTGGCCGAACAATTCACCATTGATCATTTCGATGCAGACCACATTGTCATGACAGCCAAGGCAGCTGGCATGCGCTACTTGGTAATCACCAGCAAGCACCATGATGGGTTCTGCCTCTTCAATACCAAGACCACCAGCTACCAGAGCAACAGGGATGTTGTTGCTGAACTGAGTGAGGCGTGCAGACTCCACGGTCTTGCTTTTGGCGTTTACTTCTCCTGGATTGATTGGCATTTCCCAGAGGCTCTCCCGATCAGCAGCCACAATAGTGACACCATTACCCCTGAGCACCAAAGGCTCAATATCCAGCAGCTCACTGAACTGCTCTCCGATTACGGTCCCATCTGTGAACTGTGGATGGATATGGGAGCTCCCAGCAAGGAACAATCCAGAGAGATCTATGAACTGGTCCAGAACTTGCAACCTGATTGCATGGTCAATGGAAGAATCTGGAACGACTATCAGGACTTCCTTACCATGGGAGACAATGAACTACCGGCTGTAGCGCTTGATTGTCCTTGGCAGACTCCTGCTTCCATCTATAAGGAGACATGGGGCTACCGTAGTTGGCAGGTACGCGGCGACAAGCATGAGAAGATCAAGGAACTAAGTGCAACTGCCCGGCAGGTAGTCGAACAGGGAGGAAACTACCTGTTGAATATTGGCCTGATGGGAGATGGATCAATCCAGGAGTTTGAAGAAGCAGTACTGAAAGGTATTGGAGAAGAACTGCAAGGAAATCCTCTCGAGAGGAAGACAACATCCCTTCAGGTTCCAGAACAGGAATACCAAGGGCCTTCCTTCGACTGTGGAGAACCGGTTGTCGTCTACCGCTATACTGGAACAGAGTACTACTCCTACCGCCCTATCCCCACGAGTCTGCACTGGAAGATTGCCCTAGAGGAGAACAAGAAGTTCTCTATCTCCTGGAAAACCTCAGAACCACTGGAGCATGAGGAGAAGCTTGTTTTTGAGGTGGATGGAAAACCCTATTACAGTAGCTTACAAAAGGGACGAAACACTGATTGTTTCATTACATCTCTTCCCTTGCAGATAGGTAAGCATGAGTTCATCGTCCATACAGTGGGGAGTCCACTCAAGCGCCCGGTTTTGGGTGCCCATACACTACATATAGTCCTGGAAGAGGAGAGTAAATAA
- a CDS encoding ABC transporter permease subunit — protein MNDLYKKKSRLMIQHWQLYLLLLFPLVNLIIFKYLPILGLQMAFKDFRVSKGMWGSPWVGMKHFMAFFTSPNFWSIIGNTIVLSVYTILASFPLAILLAIGMNELANVRARKTVQFFTYAPYFISTVVLVSMMMQMFDPRIGILTKVLQVFGYRGDNLFGSTSAFRHLYVWSGIWQQTGYNAIIYLAALTSINPELYDAARVDGCSKWQRIWHIDLPGIRPTIIILLILNMGYIMSVGFEKVYLMQNPMNLETSEIISTYVYRIGLINSDFSFSTAVGFFNSIINLVLMLTVNRVAQKLGDTSLW, from the coding sequence ATGAATGATTTGTACAAGAAGAAATCCCGGCTGATGATACAACACTGGCAACTATACCTGTTGTTGCTATTCCCGTTGGTAAATCTCATCATATTCAAATATCTCCCGATTCTTGGGTTGCAGATGGCTTTCAAGGATTTTCGGGTGAGCAAGGGTATGTGGGGAAGTCCCTGGGTAGGCATGAAGCACTTCATGGCGTTTTTCACGTCACCCAATTTCTGGTCGATTATCGGTAATACCATCGTATTGAGCGTTTATACCATCTTGGCATCCTTCCCATTGGCAATTTTATTGGCAATAGGGATGAATGAACTTGCCAATGTACGGGCCAGAAAAACTGTGCAGTTCTTTACCTATGCTCCTTACTTCATCTCCACTGTGGTACTCGTTTCCATGATGATGCAGATGTTTGATCCCAGGATAGGAATACTGACGAAGGTATTGCAGGTCTTTGGATATCGTGGAGATAACTTGTTTGGTTCAACCTCTGCATTCCGGCATCTGTATGTTTGGTCGGGAATATGGCAACAGACTGGTTACAATGCAATTATCTATCTTGCAGCACTAACCAGTATCAACCCGGAGCTCTATGATGCAGCACGTGTTGATGGTTGCTCAAAATGGCAAAGAATATGGCATATCGATCTTCCAGGCATACGCCCTACCATAATAATTCTGCTCATCCTGAATATGGGCTACATCATGAGTGTCGGATTCGAAAAAGTGTATCTGATGCAAAATCCGATGAATCTAGAAACGAGTGAAATCATTTCAACCTATGTCTACCGGATCGGTTTGATCAACAGCGACTTCAGCTTTTCTACAGCAGTCGGCTTTTTCAATTCAATTATCAACCTTGTGCTCATGCTAACCGTAAACAGAGTTGCACAAAAATTAGGAGATACCAGTCTATGGTAA
- a CDS encoding carbohydrate ABC transporter permease, with product MVRKHSFSDLSFDVVNKLFLFFCTIAVVYPIIYIVSSSFSSANSIISGRVWLFPVEPNLKAYEAVFKNKQVIGGYMNSIIYTAGGTVISVVLTIAAAYPLSRKFLPGRKFFTGMFIFTMLFTGGLIPTYFVVRSVGLIDTRWAIMLPNALSVWNLMVTLTYFKNSLSEELFEAAVIEGASDMRMLRSIVLPLSQAIIAVIALYYAIGLWNSYFDALIYLKSSDKFPLQIILRNILIINQADVSMGADMVAMARRQGMADVMKYALIVVSSAPLLMIYPFVQKYFVKGVMLGSIKG from the coding sequence ATGGTAAGGAAACATTCATTCTCGGATCTATCATTCGATGTTGTGAACAAACTATTCTTGTTTTTTTGCACAATAGCAGTGGTGTATCCCATCATCTATATAGTAAGCAGCTCTTTTAGCAGCGCGAATTCTATCATCTCGGGAAGGGTGTGGCTGTTTCCTGTGGAACCTAATCTGAAAGCCTATGAGGCGGTGTTCAAGAACAAACAGGTTATTGGCGGATATATGAACTCCATAATCTATACAGCAGGAGGAACAGTCATTAGTGTGGTTCTTACCATCGCGGCAGCCTACCCTCTTTCCAGAAAGTTCCTACCAGGAAGAAAATTCTTTACTGGAATGTTCATCTTCACCATGCTTTTTACCGGTGGCTTGATCCCTACGTATTTTGTAGTACGAAGTGTCGGCTTGATTGACACCCGTTGGGCTATCATGCTTCCAAATGCTTTAAGTGTCTGGAACTTAATGGTTACCCTTACCTATTTCAAGAACTCACTTTCTGAAGAATTATTCGAGGCAGCAGTCATCGAAGGTGCAAGCGATATGCGTATGCTTCGTTCAATCGTGCTCCCGCTCTCGCAGGCCATCATCGCAGTAATTGCACTCTACTATGCCATCGGTTTGTGGAACTCGTACTTTGATGCATTGATCTATCTAAAATCCAGCGACAAATTTCCCTTACAAATCATTTTAAGAAACATTCTCATTATCAATCAGGCAGATGTATCCATGGGTGCAGACATGGTTGCGATGGCGCGTCGCCAAGGAATGGCTGATGTCATGAAATATGCACTGATTGTTGTCTCTTCTGCACCGCTATTAATGATCTATCCCTTTGTACAAAAATATTTTGTAAAAGGGGTAATGCTCGGTTCAATCAAGGGATGA
- a CDS encoding copper homeostasis protein CutC: MKIEICLESIESVIAAEQGGADRVEFCADLFEGGTTPSLGAFKAARAHTTIAMNVMVRPRGGDFCYSDLEFEAMKEDARLFREAGADGIVFGILTPDGEIDMERSRQLIEIARPCSVTFHRAFDMSRDASRSLEKLIELGVDRVLTSGLEETVTEGLETLKSLIGQAGERIIVMPGCGITERNFTRIQEALGAKEYHVALDGTYESRMTYRPDHIYMGGMLRQTEFSLKHTDKGRVGTVVSHKGGR; this comes from the coding sequence ATGAAGATTGAAATTTGTCTGGAATCGATCGAGAGCGTAATCGCAGCAGAGCAAGGCGGGGCCGACCGCGTGGAGTTCTGCGCCGACCTGTTCGAGGGGGGCACCACCCCATCCTTGGGGGCCTTCAAGGCAGCCAGGGCCCACACCACCATAGCCATGAATGTCATGGTCCGCCCCCGAGGCGGCGACTTCTGCTACTCGGACCTGGAGTTCGAGGCGATGAAGGAGGATGCAAGGCTCTTCCGCGAGGCGGGGGCAGACGGCATCGTCTTCGGCATCCTCACCCCCGACGGGGAGATCGACATGGAGCGCAGCAGACAGCTCATCGAGATCGCTCGCCCCTGCTCGGTCACCTTCCACCGTGCCTTCGACATGAGCCGCGACGCCTCAAGGTCCCTGGAGAAGCTCATCGAGCTCGGGGTCGACCGGGTGCTCACCAGCGGCCTGGAGGAGACCGTCACCGAGGGGCTGGAGACACTGAAAAGCCTAATTGGTCAGGCAGGCGAGCGCATCATCGTCATGCCGGGCTGCGGCATCACCGAGAGGAACTTCACCAGGATCCAGGAAGCACTGGGGGCAAAGGAGTACCATGTGGCACTGGACGGCACCTACGAGTCCCGCATGACCTACAGGCCCGACCACATCTACATGGGCGGCATGCTCCGCCAGACGGAGTTCAGTCTCAAGCACACCGACAAGGGCCGGGTGGGGACCGTGGTCTCCCACAAAGGGGGCAGGTGA
- a CDS encoding M81 family metallopeptidase gives MKGRVFVGGLHHESDTFNPIITSREEIWVSRKEELLAKRESSASGIINTLIAAGYEVIPSLVARAVPNGVWDRTYYQELKEELLQDLRDAGELDAICLSLHGSMRVQGIGEAEGDLLEAVRLIQPSIPILTSLDMHATLTRRMRKAADGFVGYKCAPHTDTYETGIHAALMVIRTLESGKRPTMAMVRIPMLIAGEQSETSVEPMRSLIQELREREKEEGVLACSYTLGFPWADERENAVHAVVVTQDDQKQADELAKELAAIFWGRRAEFGFYNETRMPEDAIGATKESIEEGVFPVVISDSGDNPTAGGSGDVTNFLRLILDDPVLSTLDPPLLYQGFYDPPVVAQALREGIGASFHCSLGAKFDKEKSSPIEAEARVISLKGKWEGANNADLALLEVEGVHVVVASKHVGCYDPEMMRILGAEPTGCKAIVVKLGYLEPEIRSIAKRSMMALTTGSTDELFTRLPYKELSRPIYPLDGEFDAELELI, from the coding sequence ATGAAGGGACGCGTCTTCGTGGGCGGGCTCCACCATGAGTCCGACACCTTCAACCCCATCATCACCTCCCGTGAGGAGATCTGGGTGAGCCGGAAGGAGGAGCTCCTTGCAAAGAGGGAGAGCTCTGCAAGCGGGATCATCAACACCCTCATCGCCGCAGGCTATGAGGTCATCCCCTCCCTGGTTGCTCGTGCCGTGCCCAACGGGGTGTGGGACAGAACATACTACCAGGAACTCAAGGAAGAACTGCTGCAGGACCTGAGGGATGCAGGGGAGCTTGACGCCATCTGCCTCTCCTTGCACGGCAGCATGCGGGTTCAGGGCATCGGCGAGGCCGAGGGCGACCTGCTTGAGGCGGTGAGGCTCATCCAGCCATCGATCCCCATCCTCACCAGCCTGGACATGCATGCCACCCTTACCAGGCGCATGAGGAAGGCAGCGGACGGGTTCGTGGGATACAAGTGCGCCCCGCATACCGATACCTATGAGACCGGCATCCACGCCGCACTGATGGTCATCCGCACCCTTGAGTCAGGCAAGAGACCCACCATGGCCATGGTGAGGATACCGATGCTTATCGCCGGGGAGCAGAGCGAGACCAGCGTGGAGCCGATGAGAAGTCTCATCCAGGAGCTGAGGGAACGGGAGAAGGAAGAAGGCGTGCTTGCCTGCTCCTACACCCTCGGCTTCCCCTGGGCGGACGAGAGGGAGAACGCGGTGCATGCGGTGGTGGTGACCCAGGACGACCAAAAACAAGCCGATGAGCTAGCAAAGGAACTGGCGGCCATATTCTGGGGCCGGAGGGCCGAGTTCGGGTTCTACAACGAGACCAGGATGCCAGAGGATGCCATAGGGGCGACCAAGGAGTCGATCGAAGAGGGGGTGTTCCCTGTGGTCATCAGCGACAGCGGGGACAACCCGACAGCAGGAGGGAGCGGGGATGTGACGAACTTCCTGCGCCTGATCTTGGACGACCCCGTCCTCTCCACACTTGACCCTCCCCTGCTCTACCAGGGGTTCTATGACCCACCTGTGGTGGCACAGGCCTTGCGCGAGGGGATTGGTGCTTCCTTCCACTGCTCGCTGGGAGCGAAGTTCGACAAAGAAAAGAGCAGCCCCATCGAGGCTGAGGCCAGGGTCATCTCCCTCAAGGGGAAGTGGGAAGGGGCGAACAACGCCGACCTTGCCCTCCTGGAGGTCGAAGGGGTGCATGTGGTGGTGGCAAGCAAGCATGTAGGATGCTACGACCCTGAGATGATGAGGATCCTCGGGGCTGAGCCGACAGGGTGCAAGGCAATCGTGGTGAAGCTGGGCTACCTGGAACCGGAGATACGCTCGATTGCAAAGCGGTCGATGATGGCACTCACCACCGGCAGCACCGACGAGCTCTTCACCCGCCTGCCCTACAAGGAGCTCTCCAGGCCCATCTACCCGCTTGACGGGGAGTTCGATGCTGAGCTGGAATTGATCTGA
- a CDS encoding extracellular solute-binding protein, which yields MKKGTKHVALVMLLVLLVSFSLAAQGKGDAASDAEVVSVTPVGTYPVVEKPVTLSFLTLQPVYIENFETNRFANYWTEKTGVSIDWETIPRDAVKEKLNIILASGDYPDVFFGLGNQEQGIGVSQEMTYGVQEQMFLPLNDLIDQYMPNLSKLLDERPGSRQFLTAPDGNIYSLPDFNECYHCSMSQKMFIYEPWLEELGLDMPTTTDELYEVLVAFRDRDPNGNGKKDEIPMAGAVSGWNNNPETFLINAFTYTNLVASLDANVNTAIGFYREGDTIKTMVNTPAYKNALHYLAKLYSEGLIYPATYSQDSDQLTQLVEGPEDPIVGVVAGGYGGMFSIVGGDRYRNYRAMAPLQGPEGAQFVRYFLQAPVIGNVAISKDSKNPAAVARMIDFLYSDEGTLMSNYGFEGEGWRYAKEGEVGLDGKQAIYKLLKPWNDMDPQNDCFVMLGVRANTSRMRNGESVDPNTDLHSAEGLEALLFQITQQLYEPYARPELEIPTLRFLEDEEQAFASKRVAYANYVRQSLVKFITGNWDVDADWNQYVEGLAKLDLEGILALNQKAYDRQNGSN from the coding sequence ATGAAAAAAGGAACAAAACATGTCGCCTTGGTCATGCTTCTGGTGCTGTTGGTCAGCTTCAGCTTGGCAGCACAAGGCAAAGGGGATGCAGCATCGGATGCCGAAGTTGTATCAGTAACCCCGGTAGGAACCTATCCGGTCGTCGAAAAACCAGTGACCTTGTCATTTCTGACATTACAGCCAGTCTATATCGAGAACTTTGAAACGAATAGATTTGCAAACTATTGGACAGAGAAAACAGGGGTCTCCATTGACTGGGAAACCATCCCCCGTGATGCAGTCAAGGAGAAACTCAATATCATCCTTGCTTCAGGGGATTATCCCGATGTGTTCTTTGGCTTGGGCAACCAAGAGCAAGGAATAGGCGTATCGCAGGAAATGACCTATGGAGTGCAGGAGCAGATGTTCCTCCCACTCAATGATCTCATCGACCAGTATATGCCTAACCTTTCCAAGTTGTTGGATGAGAGACCAGGAAGCAGACAATTCCTGACCGCTCCTGATGGCAATATCTACAGTCTGCCAGACTTCAATGAATGCTACCACTGCAGCATGTCTCAGAAAATGTTCATTTATGAACCCTGGCTCGAAGAACTTGGATTGGATATGCCTACCACCACCGATGAACTGTATGAAGTTTTGGTTGCATTCCGTGATCGTGACCCTAATGGGAATGGCAAAAAAGATGAGATTCCCATGGCTGGTGCAGTTTCCGGATGGAACAACAATCCTGAGACGTTCCTGATTAATGCATTTACCTACACCAATCTAGTGGCATCGCTGGATGCCAATGTGAACACTGCAATAGGGTTCTATCGTGAAGGCGATACAATCAAAACCATGGTGAACACACCTGCTTACAAAAATGCACTGCACTATTTGGCAAAACTGTATTCAGAGGGATTGATCTATCCTGCAACGTACTCACAGGATTCCGATCAATTGACCCAGTTGGTAGAAGGTCCTGAAGATCCAATAGTAGGAGTAGTAGCTGGTGGATATGGCGGTATGTTCTCAATTGTTGGTGGTGATCGATATCGTAACTACCGTGCAATGGCTCCATTGCAGGGACCAGAAGGAGCACAATTTGTACGCTACTTCTTGCAGGCTCCTGTCATTGGTAATGTTGCAATTTCCAAAGATAGTAAAAACCCCGCAGCTGTTGCACGTATGATTGACTTCCTCTACTCCGATGAAGGCACCCTGATGTCTAACTACGGTTTTGAGGGAGAAGGTTGGAGATATGCAAAAGAGGGGGAAGTCGGGCTCGATGGAAAACAGGCAATCTATAAACTGCTGAAACCCTGGAATGATATGGATCCCCAGAACGATTGCTTTGTAATGTTGGGAGTCCGGGCCAATACGTCCAGAATGAGAAATGGGGAATCAGTTGATCCTAATACTGATCTCCACAGTGCTGAAGGTCTTGAAGCCTTGTTGTTCCAGATCACACAGCAACTGTATGAACCGTATGCACGACCAGAACTGGAAATCCCAACGCTGCGTTTCCTTGAGGACGAGGAACAGGCTTTTGCTTCCAAGCGTGTAGCTTATGCCAACTATGTTCGCCAGTCCTTGGTGAAGTTCATCACGGGTAATTGGGATGTGGATGCAGACTGGAACCAATATGTGGAAGGTCTCGCGAAACTTGATCTTGAGGGAATCCTTGCATTGAACCAGAAAGCTTACGACAGACAGAACGGATCAAATTAA
- a CDS encoding AAA family ATPase, which translates to MLINFTVSNFRNFKEEALLNLAPAKRIKEKSEHVLHSPMNKKVDVLPVSVIYGKNGSGKTTFIDALFFMKLRVSQDIYPSVTPFRLADTIQENEPTRFSILFKYHDIVYNYGFSLYKKMVQEEWLSAYFSSKPSLLFERYNENGKPVATFGQALISATPKGKNYLGFIMEGINQKELFLREAVNRNVKILAPIIEWFSDHCFIIMPESKVQALELLLHDQSETLQKINKRIKEMDLDIDELDSVRKPFDIDKFCSRFEDAEAAQYHSMFEEMQENEAVPLNDEYANPHGVVLKTADGFEMVKLEAGYTRQDGKHIQFDMSLASSGMNRMLHLLPALDLIHGEDTVFVIDELERSLHTLLAQYFIKNFITETTNSQVGNQLIFSTHDTNLLDADIFRSDEIWLIEKDPGHGSHLCNLVEFKLTTGLNYEKGYLSGRFGAIPVFHGNQLRIH; encoded by the coding sequence ATGTTAATCAACTTTACCGTTTCCAATTTCAGGAATTTCAAAGAGGAAGCATTGCTTAATCTTGCTCCTGCAAAACGAATCAAGGAAAAGAGCGAACATGTGTTGCACTCCCCCATGAATAAGAAAGTAGATGTACTTCCCGTATCAGTTATCTATGGAAAAAATGGAAGTGGCAAAACTACTTTCATCGATGCTCTTTTCTTCATGAAATTGCGCGTATCACAAGACATATATCCTTCTGTCACTCCATTCAGGTTAGCTGACACGATACAGGAAAATGAACCCACGAGATTTTCAATTCTATTCAAGTATCATGACATTGTGTACAACTATGGTTTTTCGCTCTACAAGAAGATGGTGCAGGAAGAATGGCTTTCAGCATATTTCTCGTCAAAACCAAGTCTCCTATTTGAACGATATAATGAGAACGGAAAGCCTGTGGCTACATTTGGACAAGCACTTATCTCTGCAACACCCAAAGGTAAAAACTACCTTGGCTTTATTATGGAAGGAATAAATCAAAAAGAGCTATTTCTTCGTGAAGCAGTCAATAGAAATGTCAAAATCCTTGCTCCTATTATTGAATGGTTTTCAGACCATTGTTTCATCATCATGCCTGAAAGCAAAGTACAAGCACTTGAGTTACTGTTGCATGATCAGTCTGAAACCCTACAGAAGATAAATAAGCGGATCAAGGAGATGGACCTCGATATTGATGAACTGGACTCAGTACGCAAACCTTTTGATATTGATAAGTTCTGCTCCCGTTTTGAAGATGCTGAAGCAGCACAATATCATTCAATGTTTGAGGAGATGCAAGAAAACGAAGCTGTTCCCCTGAATGATGAATATGCGAACCCGCATGGTGTTGTACTGAAGACCGCAGATGGCTTTGAAATGGTCAAGCTGGAGGCCGGATATACAAGGCAGGACGGGAAGCATATTCAATTTGATATGTCATTGGCTTCCAGTGGTATGAACAGAATGCTTCATTTGCTTCCTGCGTTGGATCTCATCCATGGGGAAGACACTGTTTTTGTTATTGATGAATTGGAGCGTAGTCTCCATACGTTGCTTGCTCAATACTTTATTAAAAATTTCATAACGGAAACAACAAATTCCCAAGTGGGTAATCAATTGATCTTCAGTACCCATGACACCAATTTGCTGGATGCAGATATATTCCGCAGTGATGAAATATGGTTGATCGAAAAAGACCCTGGTCACGGAAGCCACCTCTGCAACCTTGTAGAATTCAAACTTACCACAGGCTTGAACTATGAAAAGGGATACTTGAGCGGCCGATTTGGAGCAATCCCTGTTTTTCATGGAAACCAATTGAGGATTCATTGA